ACGCCATGAGCGGGTTCGTGCGCGATGCGACGCCGAGCTCGTCGCGGTACGAGAGCAGGACGCCGTAGGTGAAGGCGCCGAGCGCGAGGCCGACCGCGAGCCGGCGGAACGCCGTCGCGACGCCGGACGGTCCGACGTCGACGCGGCGCTCGGCGAACTCGAGGTGCGTCACGATCGGGCCGTTCAGGAAGGCGGGGAAGAACGTCATGAAGAGCGCATAGTCGGCGAAGCGCGGCGTCTCGGGCTCGCGGCGCCGGCTGCGGTCCCACGCGTAGCCCCAGAAGCGCAGCATCGTGAGGTTGCTCGCGAACGCCACGAAGTCGCGCGGCGGGCCCTGGTAGCCGGGAAGCGCCGGCAGCAGGAAGATCGGGCCGAGCGCGTGCGCGGCGACGAGCGCGACGAGCAGCGCGCTCCGCACGTGGCCTTGCGGGACGCGCTCGACGACCGCGTAGAATACGACGAGGTACGCGGCGAAGATCGCGGCGACCGAGGGGAGCGAGAGCAGCGCGAGCGCGGCGAGGCTGAGCCCGACGAGCCCCCACGTGCGCACCGCATGCGGCGCGAGGCGGAGCGGGGCGGCGAGCGCGGCGAACGCGAGCCCCGTCGCGACGTACCGGACGAGGATGCCGGACTGGCCTAGCAGGAAGGGGCGCAGCGCGGGCGGAAGCGCTTCGATGATCGGCGCGAGGTCCATGGCAGGTCGCCACCGGCAGCGCCGCAGCGCGCGAAGTCGAGGCCCCGCCGCGAACGTGCGCGGGGCGCGGCGGCGAGCCTAAGGCGCGGCCCCGGGCTTGTCGACCAACGCGAGCGCGCGCGCGCCGGCCGCGCGCGCGCCGACGGAGACGATCGTGGACTGGCGCGAGCTCGACCTCTTCCACCCGACGCCCGAGCACCGCCTGCTCGCCGACACGCTGCGCGAGTTCGTCGCGCGCGAGGTCGAGCCGCGCGCCGCCGAGCACGACCGCGCCGAGCGCTTCGATTCCGAGCTCTTCCGCAAGGCGGGTGCACTCGGACTGCTGGGCGTCACGATCCCCGAGGCCTGGGGCGGAGCGGGCCTCGACGCGACCGCGGCGGTGCAGGTCTTCGAGACGCTCGCCTCGTCGGACCCGGGCTTCGCCTTCTCGGTCCTCGCGCACTCCATCCTCTACGCGCACGGCGTCGCCGCGAACGGGAGCGACGAGCAGCGCGCGCGCCTGCTCCCGAAGGCCGTCTCGGGCGAGTGGCTCTGCGGCATGGCCATGACCGAGCCCGAGGGCGGCACCGACGTCATGGCGATGCGCACGCGCGCCGAGCGCGACGGCGACGACTACGTCGTCACGGGCACGAAGACCTTCATCACGAACGGCGGCACGGACGACGGCGCGACCGGCGACGCCTTCGTCGTCTACGCCGCGACCGGGCGCCGCGGCATCACGCCCTTCGTCGTCGAGCGCGGCATGGAGGGCTTCGCGCTCGGCCAGAAGTGGCGCGACAAGCTCGGCGTCCGCCAGTCCTTCACGGCCGAGCTGCTCTTCGACGGCGTGCGCGTGCCCGCCGCGAACCGCCTCGGCGAAGAGGGCTTCGGCGCGATGGCGATGATCCGCACGCTCGAGATCGAGCGGCTCACGCTCGCCGCCCTGTCGCTCGGCATCGCGCAGCGCTCGCTCGACGAGATGGTCGCGCACGCGAGCGAGCGCAGGAGCTTCGGCGTTCCCATCCGCGAGCACGGGCAGGTGCAGCGCTACATCGGCGAGGCGTTCGCGGAGTATCGCGCCGCGCGCTCGCTCGTCTACGACGCCGCGCGACGCCTCGACCCGGCGTCGTCGACGAGCCGACTCGACGGCGACGCCGCGAAGCTCTTCGCGTCGCAGGCCGCGAAGCGCGCCGCCGACGCCGCCATCCAGGTGCTCGGCGGCTACGGCTACATGGGCGAGTACGTCGTCTCGCGCCTGTGGCGCGACGCGAAGATCGTCGAGATCGCGGGCGGCACGCTCGAGGCCCACCACCGCAACATCGCGCTCGGCCTCGCGCGCGCGCCGGGGCTCGTGCGGGAGTAGGTGCGCGCGCCGCGCAGGCGCGCGCGGCGACTTCGATGCTAGGCGAGCGCGCGGTCGACGAGGTCCGCGACGTCGCGCAGGATGCGCACGCGGCCGAGCGCGCTGTCGTCGAACTCGACGCCGAAGTGGCGCTCCATCGCGATCACCATCATGCCGAGCTCGAGCGAGTTGGCGAGGTTCTCGACGCGCGCGTCGAGGTCGACGCCGTCGAGCGCGAGGCCGAGGTGCTCGGCGACGACTTCGCGAACCTGCTGGTCGACCTGGGCGCGATCCACGCGGCCTCCGCCGTGGTGAGGGGGGCGCACGATACCGGCGGCGTTCGCGGGGCGTCAACGCGGCGCGCGCGGCCCGCGATGCGGGCGCGCGGCCGCCGGCAGTGCGCGCGCAGGCCGCGCGCACGTCGCGCGGAAGGCCGGCGCATCGCGCTGGAACCGCGGCCGGCGCGCCTCTAGGCTCGCGCGCGATGAGCCGCCGCCCATGACGCTCGACCGCGCGCCCGCCCCGCTCGACGTGCTCGACACGGCCCCGACGCTGACGGCCGCGCTGCGCGCGCTCGTCGAGGCGCGCCCCGACGCGACGGCGCTCGTCGTGCTCGACCGCCGCGGCCGCGAGCGCGCCGTGAAGCTCGCCGACCTCTGGCGCCGCGCGGGCGCCTATCGCGCGCACTTCGCGGCCCTCGGCCTCGCGCCCGGCGAGGTCGTCGTGCTCGTGCTGCCGACGGGCACGGACCTGATCGAGGCCTACTTCGGCGCCGTGCTCGCCGGCGGCATCCCGGCGCTGCTCTCGACGCCGCAGCGCCGCATCGCCGACCCCGACGTGTTCACGCGCCGCGTCGCGCACGTCGTCGCGAACTCGACGCCGCGCGCGCTCGTGTGCCCGCCGGACGTCGCCGCGATGTTCGCGGGCGAGCGCGCCGCGCTCCTCGGCGCGACGCGCGTCGTGCTGCCGGAGGACGTGCGCGACGCGACGGACGCCGGCGCGTCGCCGCCCGCGCCGCACGACCCGCGCCCCGACGAGCTCGCCACGATGCAGTACTCGTCGGGCACGACGGGGACGCCGAAGGGCGTGCTCGTCACGCACGCCGCCGTGATGGCCGACCTGCGCGGCATGGCGCGCGCGCTCGCGCTCGGGCCCGACGACGTCGGCGTGAACTGGATCCCGCTCTTCCACGACATGGGCCTGTTCGGCGCGTTCCTGCTGCCGCTCCTCGCCGGCTGTCGCACGGTGCTGATCCCGACCGAGGAGTTCATGCGCGACCCCGGCTGCTGGCTGCGCGCGATCGCGTCGCAGCGCGGCACGTTCTCGTGGGCGCCGAACCTCGCGTATGCGCTCTGCGCGACGCGCCTCTCGGACCGCGACCTCGCGGGCCTCGACCTCTCGAGCTGGCGGATGGCGATGAACGGCTCGGAGCCCGTGCTCGCGAGCACGCTCGACGCGTTCGCACAGCGCATGGCGCCCTACGGATTCGCGCCCGAGGCGATGAGCCCGGCGTGGGGGCTCGCCGAGGCGACGGTGCTCGGCACCGTGCACCCGCCGGGCGAGCCGCCGCGCTGCGAGGTGCTCGACCGCACCGCGCTCGCGCGCGACGACCGCGCCGTTCCGGTCGCCGGCGACGGGGTGCAGGTCGTGTCGGTGGGGCGGCCCATTCCGGGCTGCGAGCTCGAGGTGCGCGACGCGAGCGGCCGCGCGCTGCCGGACCGCGGCGTCGGCGAGCTCTGGCTGCGCGGCCCGTCCGTCTTCGCGGGCTACCACCGCGACGCCGAGCGCACCGCGCGCACGCTCGTCGACGGCTGGCTGCGCACGGGCGACCGCGCCTATCTCGTCGACGGCTACCTCTACTTCGTCGCGCGCGAGAAGGATCTGATCGTGATCGGCGGCGAGAAGTACGTGCCCGACGACGTCGAGAACGCGATCAACCGCGTGCCCGGCGTGCGGATCGGATGCGCGGTGGCGTTCGGCCTGCTCGACGAGGCCGCGGGCACCGAGGCGATCGCGGCCGTCGTCGAGACGCGCGAGACCGAGCCGCGCGCGCTCGCCGTGCTCGAGCGCGCGATCGCGGACGCCGTGCTCGGCGCGACGGGCGTCGCGCTGCGCCACCTCCTGCTCGTGGCGCCCGACGGCGTCGAGAAGACGACGGGCGGCAAGCTCTCGCGCAGCGCGACGCGCGAGCGCTACCGCGACGCGCTGCTCGCGGGCCCGGGCGCGGGCCGCCGCGCGTAGAACACGAGCAGCGCGACGAGCGACGCGGCCGACAGCACGTGCCAGATCGCGTGTCCCTGGATCCAGTGGTCGTCGGGGTCGCACCACGCGCGCGAGAGGTCGGCGGCCGAGAACGCGGCCGCCGCGGCGAGCAGCGCGATCGCCGCCGCGTACGCCGCATAGCCTGCGCGCGGGCCGCGCCGCCACAGCACGGCCTCCTGCGCGATCGACGCGACGATCAGCACGAACACGGTGGCCTGGATCGGCGCGCCCGACCAGAAGAGCGGCGGCACGCACGCGCTCGCGAGCGCCGTCCCGCCGAGCCAGACGGCGCGCTCGCGCCCGGGCGCCACGTGGCCGAGCCGCACGGCGTTGCGCGCCAGCACGAGGAAGCAGAACACGAACATCCCGACGAAGTCGAAGAACTGCAGCATCCACGTGTAGGACATGTGGTACGCGAACGAGAAGACGCCGACGAGCGCGGAGGCGGGCGCGAAGTGCGCGAGGTCGGCGCGCCCGCGCGCGAGCCGCCACATGACGAGCGCGCCGACGAGGTAGGCGACGTTCGACCAGGTGTCGGCGGGGTTCACGATCCAGGCGCAGAGCTCGCGCTCGCACCAGTCGAGGTTCGGCGGCGTGAACCCGCTCCACGGGCAGCCGGGAGCGAGCGGAGGGGCGAGGGCCGGCACGCGCGCAGCCTAACACGGAGCCGAGCCGCGTCGGCCGCCGCGGCGGGCTAGGATCGCGCGATGCGCCCCGACGGCCCGCCCGCCCCGTCCGAAGCGCCTCGCGCGCGCGGCGCGGGGGCGCTCGTCGCGGCGGCGGTCGCCGTCGCGACGGGTCTCGTGGCGTGCGCGATCGCGACCTCGCAGGGCCCGTTCGGGGCGACGGTCGGCGGCGCCGACCTCTACGCCATGTATCTCGCGAAGCACGACCTGATCGCCGCCACCTGGCGCGCGGGCCGGCTCCCGCTGTGGAACCCGTACGAGTTCGCGGGCCTTCCGCTCCACGGCACGTCGCAGGGCAGCGCGCTCTACCCGCCCGTCGTCGTTCCCAACCTCTTCCTCGATCGCGAGTCGGCGCTGCAGGTCGCGTTCTGGCTGCACGTCGTCGGATTCTGCGTCGGGCTCGTCGCCTACCTGCGCGCGCAGGGCATCGCGCTCGCGGCGGCGGCCGTCGGTGCCTTCCTCGGCATCGCGTGGTTCTTCGAGTCGGCGGGTGGCGCGGCGACGAACCAGGCGCACTACTGCTTCGAGATCGCGTGGGTGCCGGCCATCCTGCTCGCGTGGCA
This window of the Myxococcota bacterium genome carries:
- a CDS encoding MBOAT family O-acyltransferase, encoding MDLAPIIEALPPALRPFLLGQSGILVRYVATGLAFAALAAPLRLAPHAVRTWGLVGLSLAALALLSLPSVAAIFAAYLVVFYAVVERVPQGHVRSALLVALVAAHALGPIFLLPALPGYQGPPRDFVAFASNLTMLRFWGYAWDRSRRREPETPRFADYALFMTFFPAFLNGPIVTHLEFAERRVDVGPSGVATAFRRLAVGLALGAFTYGVLLSYRDELGVASRTNPLMAWPNAIYTYLWWYLAFSAWTEAAIGLGRLAGVDLPENFDAPHLAWGPADFWRRWNITFMVWLRRFIYLPLGGALIRGRDGQRHLEWRNTFAVFGAVAVYHWVGGLKLLGLAWYPWTAIVPWAVWAAMTGTAVIATRAMKRPAKLGLRGAAVVAATLLFTSVGHMTVMYPPQLPLRGLVSVFRGLVWPF
- a CDS encoding acyl-CoA dehydrogenase family protein — protein: MSTNASARAPAARAPTETIVDWRELDLFHPTPEHRLLADTLREFVAREVEPRAAEHDRAERFDSELFRKAGALGLLGVTIPEAWGGAGLDATAAVQVFETLASSDPGFAFSVLAHSILYAHGVAANGSDEQRARLLPKAVSGEWLCGMAMTEPEGGTDVMAMRTRAERDGDDYVVTGTKTFITNGGTDDGATGDAFVVYAATGRRGITPFVVERGMEGFALGQKWRDKLGVRQSFTAELLFDGVRVPAANRLGEEGFGAMAMIRTLEIERLTLAALSLGIAQRSLDEMVAHASERRSFGVPIREHGQVQRYIGEAFAEYRAARSLVYDAARRLDPASSTSRLDGDAAKLFASQAAKRAADAAIQVLGGYGYMGEYVVSRLWRDAKIVEIAGGTLEAHHRNIALGLARAPGLVRE
- a CDS encoding phosphopantetheine-binding protein, whose product is MDRAQVDQQVREVVAEHLGLALDGVDLDARVENLANSLELGMMVIAMERHFGVEFDDSALGRVRILRDVADLVDRALA
- a CDS encoding fatty acyl-AMP ligase; the protein is MTLDRAPAPLDVLDTAPTLTAALRALVEARPDATALVVLDRRGRERAVKLADLWRRAGAYRAHFAALGLAPGEVVVLVLPTGTDLIEAYFGAVLAGGIPALLSTPQRRIADPDVFTRRVAHVVANSTPRALVCPPDVAAMFAGERAALLGATRVVLPEDVRDATDAGASPPAPHDPRPDELATMQYSSGTTGTPKGVLVTHAAVMADLRGMARALALGPDDVGVNWIPLFHDMGLFGAFLLPLLAGCRTVLIPTEEFMRDPGCWLRAIASQRGTFSWAPNLAYALCATRLSDRDLAGLDLSSWRMAMNGSEPVLASTLDAFAQRMAPYGFAPEAMSPAWGLAEATVLGTVHPPGEPPRCEVLDRTALARDDRAVPVAGDGVQVVSVGRPIPGCELEVRDASGRALPDRGVGELWLRGPSVFAGYHRDAERTARTLVDGWLRTGDRAYLVDGYLYFVAREKDLIVIGGEKYVPDDVENAINRVPGVRIGCAVAFGLLDEAAGTEAIAAVVETRETEPRALAVLERAIADAVLGATGVALRHLLLVAPDGVEKTTGGKLSRSATRERYRDALLAGPGAGRRA
- a CDS encoding ceramidase domain-containing protein, which produces MPALAPPLAPGCPWSGFTPPNLDWCERELCAWIVNPADTWSNVAYLVGALVMWRLARGRADLAHFAPASALVGVFSFAYHMSYTWMLQFFDFVGMFVFCFLVLARNAVRLGHVAPGRERAVWLGGTALASACVPPLFWSGAPIQATVFVLIVASIAQEAVLWRRGPRAGYAAYAAAIALLAAAAAFSAADLSRAWCDPDDHWIQGHAIWHVLSAASLVALLVFYARRPAPGPASSASR